From the genome of Perca flavescens isolate YP-PL-M2 chromosome 12, PFLA_1.0, whole genome shotgun sequence, one region includes:
- the LOC114566056 gene encoding uncharacterized protein LOC114566056, protein MATVPTLLPSVGVALDGLQPAPLGRPRRPERIKALWMSAPQTPTPLKIHSNKSHSEVSVCSSLMMNLTWEERSGDPDSQQSSSSEVQGESLLSTLVQVQRESSSVSQDQDQSGSASHVQRESGSVSQVQKESGSVSQVQRESGSVSQVQRESGSVSQVQRESGSVSQIQRESGSVSQVQRESGSAPGCDEFGCFPLDGQLEVYWCQQPVGYLHSPECPAYRLNPFEMSGELQLVMFGKTDDQMSVTEQAPPRGALITSSHRHLQHRQP, encoded by the exons ATGGCGACGGTACCGACCCTCCTCCCCAGCGTGGGCGTGGCTCTGGACGGGTTACAGCCGGCTCCGCTGG GACGCCCTCGGAGACCAGAGAGGATAAAAGCGCTGTGGATGTCGGCTCCTCAGACTCCAACACCTCTGAAGATCCACAGCAACAAGAGCCATAGCGAG GTGTCGGTCTGTTCCAGCTTGATGATGAATCTGACGTGGGAGGAGCGAAGTGGCGATCCCGACAGCCAACAGTCCAGCAGCTCTGAG GTGCAGGGGGAGAGTCTGCTGAGCACCCTCGTGCAGGTCCAGAGGGAGTCCAGCTCCGTCTCACAGGATCAGGATCAGTCTGGATCTGCTTCCCATGTCCAGAGAGAGTCTGGATCTGTGTCCCAGGTCCAGAAAGAGTCTGGTTCTGTGTCCCAGGTCCAGCGAGAGTCCGGTTCTGTGTCCCAGGTCCAGAGAGAGTCTGGATCTGTGTCCCAGGTCCAGAGAGAGTCTGGTTCTGTGTCCCAGATCCAGAGAGAGTCTGGATCTGTGTCCCAGGTCCAGAGGGAGTCCGGTTCTGCCCCGGGCTGTGACGAGTTTGGCTGCTTCCCATTGGACGGACAGTTGGAGGTGTATTGGTGTCAGCAGCCAGTCGGTTACCTGCACTCTCCTGAATGTCCCGCATACCGACTGAACCCCTTCGAG ATGAGCGGCGAGCTACAGCTGGTGATGTTTGGGAAAACGGACGACCAGATGAGTGTTACGGAGCAGGCGCCTCCTCGTGGAGCCCTGATCACCTCCAGCCATCGGCATCTCCAGCACCGGCAGCCGTGA